AGACCAGCAGCTAGACCAGGCCGGCGCTGAAGATCGCGTCGCTGTTGGCCACGAGGCCCGCGACTATCAGCATCAGGACCGACGGCACCAGGACCAGCGCGATCACCAGCTGGATCTTCGGGGCCGCCCGTGCGGCTTCCTCTTCGATCGCGCGACGCTGGTCCTGGCGCAGGCCCGCCGACTGGCGGCGCAGCTGGTCGGCGAGCGGTGATCCGAGCTTCCTCGAGCGTTCGAGGCTGGCGGTGAGGGAAGCGATCTCCTTGCCGGCGATCCGGTACCTCAGTCCGTCCAGGGCCAGCCGCTGGCCCGTGCCCCAGGCCATGTCCTGGCCGGCTCTTGCCAGCTCGCCGGCCAGCGGTCCGCGCCCAGACACCGACAGCTCGCTCAGGCTGGCGCCGAGGCTGCGACCGGTCGCGACCGACACCGAAAGCAGGTCGAGCGCGTCGGGCAGGGCGGTGACCATTCGGCGGTGCCGTTGCCGGGCCGCGCGCTCAAGCATGAGGTCCGGGCCGAAGAAGCCGCCGAGGCCCGCGGCTATGACGACCGGCGGACCCAGCCGTGGCGGCAGCAGCGAGACCATCGTGAGGCCCGTCATTACGCCGGCCGCGGCTGCGAAGGCCTTCGCCAGGAGAACTGAGCGTAGGTTGACCGTTTCCCGGCCGGCTCGCCGGAGGCGATCCGGAAGTCCCAGGTTCTTTGCCGCCGCAGGAATCGTTCCGGCCCGCGAGGTTTCATGCTCGGACGTAGGACCCGCCATGGAACGCAGAAGGTCCCGGCCCGCCGCGATCAGAAGGCCGCCGGCCAGCAGGCTCACGATGAGCGCGGTCGCGGTCACGACTCCCCGACCTGGGCCAGCTTCGAGATTGCCAGAAAGCCCGCCGCCTGGAGCGCGGCCGAGAGCGAAAGCAGGACCAATGCGGGCCGGGAACCGAAGAGCGAGCCGATGAACCCGTGGCTGATCAACTCGGTGAAGAGTGCCGCCCCGACCGGCATCGCGACCACCAGGTATCCGGTGAACCTCGCCTGAGCGGTCGCCGAGCGTGCGTCTTCGGCCACCCGATCGCGCTCCGCGGCTCCGTCGGCGAACCGCCGGAGCAGAGCAGCGAGATCGCCGCCGGCTGTCCGCTGGCTGATCAGGGCGGTGGCGAAAGCGTCGACCCGTTGCGACGCGAACCGCTCGGCCAGGGCCTGAACGGCAACGCTGGTCGAATGGCCGAGGTCGAGGGCGTGGCGCAGATTCGCAAACTCGGTCGCCGCCGGACCTTCGAGCGAAGTAGCCGCAGTAGCCAAGGCCCCACGGGGGGAATGTCCTGCCGAAAGGCTGTCCGCAATCGCGCGAGCTACATCCGGTAGCGCACGCTCGACCGCCCGGCGATATCTGCCACGGCTGCGCTTGACCATGTAGAGCGCGACCAGCGGCCCAAGGGCAGCGAGAACCAGTGCCAGGGTGGGGCTGCCGAGGTACCAGCCGGCGCCGATTGCGAAGAGGCCACCGAGCAGGGCCAGCCGCGCCCGCTCCTTCGTCGTCGGCAGATATCCCTCCCCCTTGACCCGGCGCAGTGGTTCGACCGTCATCCGGATCCACCCCGGCAGGGCCGGGCTGACGACGACCAGCTCGCGCAGAGCAAGGGCGACCAGACAACCGGCAACAGCGCCGAGCAGCAGTGGCACCGGTCCGATCCCGCTCACGGATCGACCTCGAGGATCGTCTCGACCTTTCGCGAGCCGTCGGCGCACCTCGTGAGGTGCACGATCAGGTCGATCCCGCGACGTAACTGGGCGGCGACGACTTCGAGCGGCAGGCCGATGCCGGCCATCAGGGTCAGTACCTCGAGGCGCCGCAAAGCGTCCTCGGCCGAACTCGCGTGGACGGTCGAGAGTGCCCCGTCGTGACCGGTGTTGAGGGCGGTCAGCAGATCGAGCGCCTCCGGCCCCCGGACCTCGCCGATCAGGATGCGGTCCGGTCGCATCCTGAGGGCGTTCTTCAGCAGATCACGGATCGTCACCTCGCCCCGGCCTTCGATGCTCGGCGGCCGGGATTCGAGCCGGACCACATGTGGCTGGTCGAGATTGAGCTCGGCTGCGTCTTCGATGGTGATGATGCGCTCCGCCGGATCGAGGAACTGCGACAGGGCGTTCAGCAGCGTGGTCTTGCCGGAGCCGGTGCCGCCGCTGATCAAAACGCTGCGCCGGTCACTGATCGCAATCTCCAGCATTTCGGCCTGTTCCACGGTGAGGGTGCCCAGCTCAATCATCTTCCGCGGTCCGGGCCGTTCGATCGAGAAGCGCCGGATCGAGACGGTCGGACCATCGACCGCGAGTGGCGGGATCACCACATTCACCCGCGAGCCATCCGGCAGCCTCGCGTCTGCCATCGGGCTCAGTTCGTCGACCCGCCGGCCAAGCGGCGCCAGGATCCGCTCGATCGTGTTGAGCAGCTGATCGTCATCGGCGAATCGGACCGGCACCGCCTCGATCCGACCACGGCGCTCGACAAAGACCCGCTCGCACCCGTTGACCATGACCTCCTCGATCTCCGTGTCCTCGAGCAACTCCTCCAGAGGCCCCAGTCCGGTTGCCTCCCGAGTGATTCGCTCGATGACAAGTTCCCGGCTGTCATCCGAGAGCACCATGGCGATTTCGTCAACCGCCCCGCGAATCGCCTGATCGATCGTCTCGTCGGTTACCGGCGCTGAGTGGCGCCGTTCGACCAGGGTGCGATGAATCGCCAGAGCGAGCTGATCGACGAGCTCCCGATCCGGTTCGGGTCCTTCAGTCAAGGTGAGGTTCCGGGCAGGATCGTCACCCGGCGGGCAAAACTCTCTGCTTCAACCAGGTCGATCGCCTGTTGACGGCTCAGCCCCAGGGTGACCTGGGTCAATCCGACTCCGGCATCGCTCGCCCCGGTCCGGCCGATCGCGATCAGCGGTACCTGCCGGGCCGCGACATAAGTCCGGCCATCGCCAGAGCCTGCCCGCGCCTCGGTAGTCACAAGCACGTCGACCCGGCCCGAAGTACCGGTCAGGGCTCCCGCCCCGGAAACCGAGATCTCGACCGCGTGGCGGCCACGCCCGGGTGCAATCGGTTCCTGGCGCTTCGATTCAGGCGGGCGCAACAAGTTCGAAGTCAGATAGCTGCCGATATACAGCGGGCCGGCCGTCTCGAGCCCGACCGCCTGATCGGCTCTGCTCACCGCCCCCGCCGGGGCGAACCGCACCGGGATCCGGCGGACCTCGAACTTCTGCGAGGCCATCTCCGGCGACACTTCCTTGCCCTGGCCGATCGCCGAGGTGACCACCAGGACCGGCCGCATCGCGCCGTAGCTGTCGACGAGTGAAGTCGAATATCCGTTGACCAGAGTCACGGCCAGGCCCGCCGCGGCCAGCGCAAGCACGGTGAGCAGCAGAGCCCGCCGGCGGCGGCTCACCAGTTCACCCGGATGGGCGATCTCCGCGCGGGGGCCGATGACGAAGCGGGCAGAGTGAGTACCACTTTCGAGCCGTCGCCAGACAGATCGACGTCCAGCCTCCCGTTATGGTCCTGGGCCACCCGCCGGACCAGATCGAGCCCGTGTCCGTGACGACGGCGGTTCGCAGCCCCAGTCAGAAGGCGCTGGGGAGCGGCACCTTTGTTTTGCCGCCCCCGGGACCTGCCGCTGTCGATCACCTCGACCTTCACCCAGCGCCCGACCGCGAGGCCGTTCACAGTAATCGTCGATCCGCCATGTTCGATCGCGTTGAGGATCAGGTTCTCGACCGCCCCGGAGATCGCGGTACCGTCACCGCGGACCAGTGCGTCGGGGCCGGCCCACCGCAGGCTGACTTCGGAGCCACCGAGCCGGGCCCGAGACTGCCAGCGACGCACGCAGGCGTCGACCATCAAGCGGCAGGCGAGCAGCTCCCGGCTATTGCTACCGCCGGGGAGTCCGTTCAGTTGCCGGTCCAAGTCACCGAGCGCTCGGATCGCCTGCCAGACCGAGCCGGTAGTCGGAGCCGGTCCGGGTCGCATCGGCTCGGCTGTCGCCAGCGCCAGGGCCTGGAGCGGCCGCCGGACCTCGTGGAGCGCCCGGTTGAGAGCGGTCCGCCGATGGGTCCACCGCCAGGACTGGGCGGCGAGTATTAGCAAAAGGAAGAGCGGGGCCAGCCAACCGGATCCGGGTGGGTTGACCAGCTCGGTCACGGTGACACCAGGCGATAGCCGACTCCCCAGCAGTTCACGATGAAGCGGCCGTCGTCGGGGTCGAGCTTGCGCCGCAAGCGACTGGCGTGCGCTTCCAGTGTGCGGGTGTGACCGAGGGAGCGATAGCCCCACACGTCCCGCAGCAGTTCTTCCTTCGAGTAGACGCGGGTCGGCTGCTCGGCCAATGCACCGAGCAGGGCGAACTCCTTGCTGGAAAGCTCGATCGGCCGGCTGCCGACCTTGACCGTGCGCTCGGCCCGGTTGATCGTGATCTCGCCGGCCCGCAGCACGTCGACGCGCTCGCCGGACCGCCGCCTGAGTACGGCGCTGATCCGCGCCAGGAGGGTGCGATTTCAGATCAGACGCCCTTATATAGAGGGAAATATTAGGGGGCGGTTTTCGTTATCCCCTCTTTTTCCGATTTTCGCGGATTCTTATCCCTAAATTCCCTGATCGTTCTCACCCGGGCGTGGACCTTGACAGCGGTCACAGCATTTCCTTTCAATGTCGGGTCTAGAATGAGGTCATGAAAGTGGAAGAAGTGGCGGAGTCGTTGGCCGCCGCTCTGGGAGGCGTGGAAGGCCTTGAGCACCTGGACGATGGCGGTCAGGGGCTGGTCTGGCGTTTTCAGGAGGGCGGCGAGGATCTGGTCGTGAAGGTCATGAAGGCCGAGAACGATCCGCGGATTGAAAAGGAGATTGCCGCGCTCGGGTCGATTGACAGCCCGTTCGTGATGAAGTTCTCGGGATCGTTCGAGTTCGAGCACCGAGGGAAGGTGCTCCACGCGATCAAAGGCGAGTTCGTTCCGGGCGGCACAGTCCAAGACAAGCTCGTTGCAGACGGACCTCCCTCGTCGACCGAGGCATTTCACTTCGTCCACGGTGCCCTTCTGGGCATCAAGGCAATTCATGATCACGGTCGCATCCACCGGGATTTGAAGCCTCAGAACATCGCGTTGCGCGACGGGGACTGGGCGACTCCCGTAGTCCTCGATCTGGGCCTCGTTCGGAACTTGGATGAGACCTCGATCACGATCTACCCACAACTGCTCGGCACGCTCCCCTTCATGGCTCCGGAACAGCTGCGGCAAGAGCGCGCCGTGAAGAGGACCGATGTATTCGGCATCGGGGCGGTGCTCTTCTACGCGATGACGGGAACGCACCCTTTCTTCGATCCCGTGACTGACGCGGAGATGTCCACCGATGATTTGCGGCTCAAGATGATCGAACGCGGTGACGAACTCGGCTGGCCTCGATGGTCCAACCTCCCGGTCGCCCTTGACGAAGATGTCGCGGCCTTCGTCGGGTCGCTGATAGCGGCGGATGCCTTTGAACGGCCGAGCGTCGAGGCGGCACTGGCTGAATGCGAATCGCTGTTGCGCGCTCGGGGCGAGGCATGAGTCTCCCTATCTCACCGGTGCTCTTGCTCGCGCAGGGCGCGCATCACGGCGGCGAGCTTGTCACGGTGGGCCAAGCTCGGAAAGATTCTGGCGCCCGGCCCCCGGGGCTGGCCCTGGACTGGGGACACAATCATGCCGAGGGCGTTGACGCTCTCGGCAAAGCTGCGGGACCCCTGATGAGTCCGATTTTGGCTCACCCGGGCGCTGACACGGACAGGTACGGCAAGGAAAAGTTCGGCCCGCACAAGGCCGCCGCCCCATGGACGCAACGGGCTGTTCCGAAGACAGTGGAAGAGTGGGACCTGACAATCCGGGAATCTGTCGAAGCCCAATCCCGACTCCCCCTCGACGCGGTCATGCTGCCCACAAGGCCGATCACGGGAACCGACTGGCCTGACGACTTCCAAGTGTTGGCTGACGTAGCCCGCCGAGCTTGGACTACTCTCAATCTCGGCTCGGCCCCTTTTATTACCCTGAAGGTCAGCGAGCGGTGGGTCACCGAGAGGAAAATGCGCCGCACTCTCCTGAATCAGCTGACTGACCTACCGCCTGACTTCAACGTGGCCATCGACGTTTCGTGGAACTCCATGGCCAGTTACACCGACGAATCAGCTCTTCACGACCTGGCCACAATCGTCAGCGCCCTGGCCAACGACAACCGGAAGGTCCTCCTCCTTGAATCAGGCCTGATCGGATGGCTCTCGATCGCTTGGGGTGGATGGGGATTCTCGGCGGGTCTCTCGAACGCAAGTTGGTTCCGGCAGAACGCGGTGATCCGTCGAGCGAAGGGTCAGCCGGGGCCGCCGCGGATCAAACGGTACTTTGAGAAGCAGCTCCTGAACCGAGTCCGGCAACCACAGCATGTTCGGCTGAAAGCCCAGCCCGGATATCAGGCGTGCGGTTGTCCGTCCTGTGTTCAGCTTGGCCCGGATTCCCCGAACCCATGGGATTTTCTGGAGGCCGACAAGCATGCCCTGTTCAGCCTCGCCGCCCTCACCGACGAAATCTCCGCTCCCAGGCTGGCCGAACGCGCCAACCGCGTGCGGAAACGTCTCGACGACGCGATCGCTTACAACAAGTCATTGCCGTTCGAACTACCCGGCGA
Above is a genomic segment from Thermoleophilia bacterium containing:
- a CDS encoding type II secretion system F family protein, giving the protein MTATALIVSLLAGGLLIAAGRDLLRSMAGPTSEHETSRAGTIPAAAKNLGLPDRLRRAGRETVNLRSVLLAKAFAAAAGVMTGLTMVSLLPPRLGPPVVIAAGLGGFFGPDLMLERAARQRHRRMVTALPDALDLLSVSVATGRSLGASLSELSVSGRGPLAGELARAGQDMAWGTGQRLALDGLRYRIAGKEIASLTASLERSRKLGSPLADQLRRQSAGLRQDQRRAIEEEAARAAPKIQLVIALVLVPSVLMLIVAGLVANSDAIFSAGLV
- a CDS encoding type II secretion system F family protein, with protein sequence MSGIGPVPLLLGAVAGCLVALALRELVVVSPALPGWIRMTVEPLRRVKGEGYLPTTKERARLALLGGLFAIGAGWYLGSPTLALVLAALGPLVALYMVKRSRGRYRRAVERALPDVARAIADSLSAGHSPRGALATAATSLEGPAATEFANLRHALDLGHSTSVAVQALAERFASQRVDAFATALISQRTAGGDLAALLRRFADGAAERDRVAEDARSATAQARFTGYLVVAMPVGAALFTELISHGFIGSLFGSRPALVLLSLSAALQAAGFLAISKLAQVGES
- a CDS encoding CpaF family protein; the protein is MVLSDDSRELVIERITREATGLGPLEELLEDTEIEEVMVNGCERVFVERRGRIEAVPVRFADDDQLLNTIERILAPLGRRVDELSPMADARLPDGSRVNVVIPPLAVDGPTVSIRRFSIERPGPRKMIELGTLTVEQAEMLEIAISDRRSVLISGGTGSGKTTLLNALSQFLDPAERIITIEDAAELNLDQPHVVRLESRPPSIEGRGEVTIRDLLKNALRMRPDRILIGEVRGPEALDLLTALNTGHDGALSTVHASSAEDALRRLEVLTLMAGIGLPLEVVAAQLRRGIDLIVHLTRCADGSRKVETILEVDP
- a CDS encoding HAMP domain-containing histidine kinase; translated protein: MTELVNPPGSGWLAPLFLLLILAAQSWRWTHRRTALNRALHEVRRPLQALALATAEPMRPGPAPTTGSVWQAIRALGDLDRQLNGLPGGSNSRELLACRLMVDACVRRWQSRARLGGSEVSLRWAGPDALVRGDGTAISGAVENLILNAIEHGGSTITVNGLAVGRWVKVEVIDSGRSRGRQNKGAAPQRLLTGAANRRRHGHGLDLVRRVAQDHNGRLDVDLSGDGSKVVLTLPASSSAPARRSPIRVNW
- a CDS encoding winged helix-turn-helix transcriptional regulator: MLRAGEITINRAERTVKVGSRPIELSSKEFALLGALAEQPTRVYSKEELLRDVWGYRSLGHTRTLEAHASRLRRKLDPDDGRFIVNCWGVGYRLVSP
- a CDS encoding serine/threonine protein kinase, which codes for MKVEEVAESLAAALGGVEGLEHLDDGGQGLVWRFQEGGEDLVVKVMKAENDPRIEKEIAALGSIDSPFVMKFSGSFEFEHRGKVLHAIKGEFVPGGTVQDKLVADGPPSSTEAFHFVHGALLGIKAIHDHGRIHRDLKPQNIALRDGDWATPVVLDLGLVRNLDETSITIYPQLLGTLPFMAPEQLRQERAVKRTDVFGIGAVLFYAMTGTHPFFDPVTDAEMSTDDLRLKMIERGDELGWPRWSNLPVALDEDVAAFVGSLIAADAFERPSVEAALAECESLLRARGEA